The Streptomyces sp. NL15-2K genome contains a region encoding:
- a CDS encoding ricin-type beta-trefoil lectin domain protein has product MAVQPSQLGRYAEQRVAAASDSYDGYDTKAAEQLREDQCAAADALRKGGPKMFALAQDAIGLPPDQLHEKLKRDLYDNKTPLHQAHAADSASSDQWVKKVNDQEHAFSTAVSGLSFYPDAPQGEDKIYDQTGLLPWLWQSYFKSVDLLLPAPFYDPSPTADDKTKAAALTIGDQLYATGGTPEEQQAWALWKKNSGKIEPNNLFVPRVFADDARIFLSSGGFPRTAPAQDTPEFRVAVEDLKARFASCAWHDPIDPNRVLGKEVAQASAEWQREIASQATQRQQILGASATATKALQDGTFILGQVLGQSWLADYATRWQDYWSAGGLGWIGDSYVTIEVPGAKGNCLDVAGGGKTNGTPVQIYTCNNGASQQWTLEGSEDDLYLRNVGSQKCLDVAGNASANGTKIQISDCYKSKGQSWKGDVRATAPLKSVSTGKCLDLSAFTKSTDARLWDCKDASSQKFLIKPSGHKGTDSPLYPDKAEFDKAKKVVTDSQAAAKKNLAALKTQLENAKKAATVSDAAEQAAYGIADAAGAPRGRGLLVGQQKAQVTKGSVAALTAMVKASETAEAATRAAAGDSATITQRALAQAAQVNAEFRKEAAHTAELQAKAAADAAKLHRDNAKKDKETAEAKLAVALKAEGDAKAAAADARAERLAAEAEEKTAKAEKDTAAAKQAEANQHKQTAQAEAANAKDAKEKAEAAEATAVARKNDAVKSRDKARDLRDDAWDAEQKADAARAKADAKEAFAQAHESDSNAQESRAAADAASAHADDAEAAAGRARTAADAATQAAAEADAAATRAEAAAKRARSHADAAQAAKLKADAAVKTATSAVADAIEASQHASLEAKAAVKLADEAEKLAKTAKSQADEAKKEAAKALAASAKAAGFAYVTAQAAADAGNAAAQVAKPANDAIQLGSPYVDTDSAAGLVVLTGQAAKSIADQQKAVADAHAKNAQAEAAAAKNLAEQAQGDVKIAYQHAANAATHAATARTYSKEALGYAADAAAAASKASASLARTIEYDRQATADASAADQAAGRAEGYARDARASADQAALDAQAARDAAAAAEQSAKDARAAADRADAAATEAEQAAKDALKYAEEAQKAAEEAARNAANKQVSTGAGTGVGGTWYVVDEDSIEITDAKQHEPCVIDIGFEGCTTTFTVTFSAVVDFFLCTNPDTTASADGCPSADTLLIESKRIPGLKKDVTRYFSKLELIQQTLTYKLIKAVLVQDFVDCWHGSASGCAWALSNFIPGKALGTVFDGIRALDAAMKTGAGVRDALHALKALDLDPGTLAKLNAIINAHEDLYTACKVNSFPGTTKVLMADGSHRPISQVGVGDLVKATDPVSGKLRARQVTDTFKHDTQRLVDIAVADGGRLASTAGHKFYVVDRGWTLVSDLRVGDRLRTPDGSVRAVTALDDRSGLAPRMVYDLTVDDLHTFFVLAGAAPVLVHNCKVALGWQRNGKLDEWAQLPENKFHTFSNVAPRDFARIAEMAIADPSVTLHINMTGLAEQGTFIDAAQRGLKGGEGGAAATDYEMSMIARALANGQRPWSSIKFYSPSGPGGAMRLDPPTPMPDLSVLKGDLDPVKGSVIGYCHC; this is encoded by the coding sequence GTGGCCGTCCAGCCGAGCCAGCTCGGCCGGTACGCCGAACAGCGCGTGGCCGCGGCGAGCGACTCGTACGACGGCTACGACACCAAAGCGGCCGAGCAGCTGCGCGAGGATCAGTGTGCGGCCGCTGACGCCCTGCGCAAGGGCGGGCCCAAGATGTTCGCCCTCGCGCAGGACGCCATCGGGCTGCCGCCCGATCAGCTCCACGAGAAGCTCAAGCGGGACCTCTACGACAACAAGACCCCGCTGCACCAGGCACACGCTGCGGACAGCGCCAGCAGCGACCAGTGGGTCAAGAAGGTCAATGACCAGGAGCACGCGTTTTCCACCGCCGTCAGCGGCTTGAGCTTCTACCCTGACGCACCGCAGGGAGAGGACAAGATCTACGACCAGACCGGGCTGCTTCCGTGGCTGTGGCAGTCGTACTTCAAGTCGGTCGACTTGTTGCTCCCGGCCCCGTTCTACGATCCGTCGCCCACCGCCGACGACAAGACGAAGGCCGCCGCGCTCACGATCGGCGACCAGCTGTACGCCACCGGGGGCACGCCGGAGGAGCAGCAGGCGTGGGCGCTGTGGAAGAAGAACTCCGGGAAGATCGAACCCAACAACTTGTTCGTTCCCCGGGTGTTCGCCGATGACGCCCGTATCTTCCTGTCCTCGGGCGGCTTCCCTCGCACGGCTCCGGCCCAGGACACCCCGGAGTTCCGCGTCGCGGTCGAGGACTTGAAGGCCCGCTTCGCGTCGTGTGCGTGGCACGACCCGATCGACCCGAACCGGGTTCTGGGCAAGGAGGTGGCGCAGGCGTCGGCCGAGTGGCAGCGGGAGATCGCCTCGCAGGCCACGCAGAGGCAGCAGATCCTCGGTGCCAGCGCCACCGCCACGAAGGCGTTGCAGGACGGCACGTTCATCCTGGGTCAGGTCCTGGGCCAGTCGTGGCTCGCGGACTACGCCACCCGCTGGCAGGACTACTGGTCCGCCGGCGGGTTGGGCTGGATCGGCGACAGCTATGTGACGATCGAGGTGCCGGGCGCGAAGGGCAACTGTCTGGACGTTGCGGGCGGTGGAAAGACCAACGGCACGCCGGTCCAGATCTACACCTGCAACAACGGCGCGTCCCAGCAGTGGACGCTCGAGGGCAGCGAGGACGACCTCTACCTCCGCAATGTCGGCTCGCAGAAGTGCCTGGACGTGGCCGGGAACGCGTCGGCGAACGGCACGAAGATCCAGATATCGGACTGCTACAAGTCCAAGGGGCAGTCGTGGAAGGGCGATGTCCGTGCCACCGCGCCCCTGAAGAGCGTGAGCACGGGTAAGTGCCTGGACCTGAGCGCGTTCACCAAGAGCACGGACGCGCGGCTGTGGGACTGCAAGGACGCCAGTTCGCAGAAGTTCCTGATCAAGCCGTCCGGTCACAAGGGCACGGACAGTCCCTTGTATCCGGACAAGGCGGAGTTCGACAAGGCGAAGAAGGTCGTCACCGACAGCCAGGCTGCGGCGAAAAAGAATCTGGCCGCGCTCAAGACCCAGCTGGAGAACGCCAAGAAGGCGGCCACGGTCTCCGATGCGGCCGAGCAGGCGGCGTACGGCATCGCGGATGCCGCTGGTGCCCCGCGGGGCCGCGGGCTTCTGGTCGGTCAGCAGAAGGCACAGGTCACCAAGGGATCTGTAGCGGCGCTGACGGCCATGGTGAAGGCCAGTGAGACCGCCGAGGCCGCGACCAGGGCTGCCGCAGGCGACAGCGCGACGATCACCCAGCGCGCGCTCGCGCAGGCCGCGCAGGTCAACGCCGAGTTCCGTAAGGAGGCCGCGCACACGGCCGAGTTGCAGGCGAAGGCCGCGGCGGACGCGGCCAAGCTGCACCGCGACAACGCCAAGAAGGACAAGGAAACCGCCGAGGCGAAGCTCGCCGTCGCGCTGAAGGCTGAGGGCGACGCGAAGGCGGCAGCCGCCGACGCGCGCGCCGAGCGGCTCGCGGCCGAGGCCGAGGAGAAGACGGCCAAGGCGGAGAAGGACACCGCCGCCGCCAAGCAGGCCGAGGCCAACCAGCACAAGCAGACCGCGCAGGCCGAGGCGGCGAACGCGAAGGACGCCAAGGAGAAGGCCGAAGCCGCCGAGGCGACCGCGGTCGCGCGGAAGAACGATGCGGTCAAGTCCCGCGACAAGGCCCGCGATCTGCGGGACGACGCCTGGGACGCCGAGCAGAAGGCGGACGCCGCCCGCGCCAAGGCCGACGCGAAGGAGGCGTTCGCCCAGGCGCACGAGTCCGACAGCAACGCCCAGGAGTCCAGGGCGGCAGCGGACGCGGCGTCCGCGCACGCCGACGACGCCGAGGCGGCCGCCGGCCGGGCCCGGACGGCAGCCGACGCCGCCACCCAGGCGGCAGCCGAGGCGGACGCCGCAGCCACCCGCGCCGAAGCGGCCGCCAAGCGGGCCCGCTCCCACGCGGACGCCGCCCAGGCCGCGAAATTGAAGGCGGACGCCGCGGTGAAGACCGCGACCAGCGCCGTGGCCGACGCCATCGAAGCGTCCCAGCATGCCTCCTTGGAGGCCAAGGCGGCCGTCAAGCTGGCGGACGAGGCGGAGAAACTGGCCAAGACCGCCAAGTCCCAGGCGGACGAGGCGAAGAAGGAGGCCGCCAAGGCCCTGGCCGCCTCGGCGAAGGCCGCGGGCTTCGCGTATGTCACCGCGCAGGCCGCCGCCGACGCGGGCAACGCCGCCGCCCAGGTCGCCAAGCCGGCCAACGACGCGATCCAGCTCGGCTCCCCCTACGTCGACACCGACTCGGCCGCCGGCCTGGTCGTGCTGACCGGGCAGGCGGCGAAGTCGATCGCGGACCAGCAGAAGGCCGTCGCCGACGCCCACGCCAAGAACGCGCAGGCGGAAGCAGCCGCGGCCAAGAACCTCGCCGAACAGGCACAGGGCGACGTGAAGATCGCCTATCAGCACGCGGCCAACGCCGCCACCCACGCGGCCACCGCCCGCACCTACTCCAAGGAGGCCCTCGGCTACGCGGCCGACGCCGCCGCAGCCGCATCAAAGGCCTCGGCGTCACTGGCCCGCACCATCGAGTACGACCGCCAGGCCACGGCCGACGCCTCCGCCGCCGACCAGGCGGCCGGACGTGCCGAGGGCTACGCCAGGGACGCCCGCGCCTCCGCTGACCAGGCCGCGCTCGACGCCCAGGCCGCCCGCGACGCCGCAGCCGCGGCCGAGCAGTCCGCCAAGGACGCACGCGCCGCCGCCGACCGCGCCGACGCCGCCGCCACCGAGGCCGAACAAGCGGCCAAGGACGCGCTGAAGTACGCCGAGGAGGCCCAGAAGGCAGCCGAGGAAGCGGCACGCAACGCCGCGAACAAGCAGGTTTCGACCGGGGCGGGCACCGGAGTCGGCGGCACGTGGTACGTCGTCGACGAGGACAGTATCGAGATCACCGACGCCAAGCAGCACGAACCCTGCGTCATCGACATCGGCTTCGAAGGCTGCACCACCACGTTTACGGTCACCTTCAGCGCGGTGGTCGACTTCTTCCTCTGTACCAACCCGGACACGACGGCCAGTGCCGACGGCTGCCCGTCGGCGGACACGTTGCTCATCGAGAGCAAGCGCATCCCAGGTCTGAAGAAGGACGTCACCCGCTACTTCTCCAAGCTGGAACTCATCCAGCAGACCCTCACCTACAAGCTCATCAAGGCGGTCCTGGTCCAGGACTTCGTCGACTGCTGGCACGGCAGCGCCAGCGGCTGCGCCTGGGCCCTGAGCAACTTCATCCCCGGCAAGGCGTTGGGCACGGTCTTCGACGGGATCCGAGCTCTGGACGCCGCCATGAAGACCGGTGCCGGGGTCCGTGACGCGTTACATGCCCTCAAAGCCCTCGACCTGGACCCCGGGACCCTCGCCAAGCTCAACGCCATCATCAACGCCCACGAAGACCTGTACACCGCCTGCAAGGTGAACAGCTTCCCTGGTACCACCAAGGTGCTGATGGCGGACGGCTCACACCGGCCCATCAGCCAGGTGGGCGTGGGGGACCTCGTCAAGGCCACGGACCCGGTTTCCGGCAAGTTGCGGGCCCGACAGGTCACCGACACCTTCAAGCACGACACGCAGCGGCTGGTGGACATCGCCGTTGCCGACGGGGGGAGGCTGGCGAGCACCGCCGGTCACAAGTTCTACGTGGTGGACCGCGGGTGGACGCTGGTCTCCGACCTGCGCGTCGGCGACCGCCTGCGCACCCCAGACGGCTCCGTCCGCGCGGTGACCGCCCTCGACGACCGCTCGGGCCTGGCTCCGCGCATGGTATACGACCTCACGGTCGACGACCTGCACACGTTCTTCGTGCTGGCGGGCGCCGCTCCGGTCCTCGTCCATAACTGCAAGGTGGCGTTGGGGTGGCAGAGAAATGGGAAGCTCGACGAGTGGGCCCAGCTGCCCGAGAACAAGTTCCATACCTTCTCCAACGTGGCCCCGAGGGACTTCGCCAGGATCGCGGAAATGGCCATCGCCGACCCGAGCGTGACGCTGCACATCAACATGACGGGACTGGCCGAACAAGGAACCTTCATAGATGCTGCCCAGCGTGGCCTGAAGGGCGGTGAGGGCGGAGCCGCTGCCACGGACTACGAGATGTCCATGATCGCGAGGGCACTCGCCAATGGTCAGCGTCCGTGGAGTTCGATCAAGTTCTACTCCCCGTCGGGTCCGGGTGGAGCCATGCGACTGGATCCCCCGACACCTATGCCGGATCTATCGGTGCTGAAGGGAGACCTTGACCCAGTGAAGGGCTCGGTCATCGGCTACTGCCACTGCTGA
- the treY gene encoding malto-oligosyltrehalose synthase — MTPERPDPAVPTATYRLQLQPEFPFEAAAAVVPYLASLGVSHLHLSPVLEAVPGSPHGYDVVDHARVREELGGEEGLRALAGTAREHGLGLVVDIVPNHMAMAPRHNRALWEVLREGPKSPYARWFDIDWEAQGGQVLLPVLGGPLGAELERLEVDGNLLRYYDHVFPLREATEDLPMPQLLDAQWYRPVWWRLARTDLNYRRFFSISELIGVRVEDPEVFEATHAKILALLHEGVIDGLRVDHPDGLADPDAYLLRLHEATGGRWTVVEKILADGEPLPASWPVAGTTGYDALRHIDGLFTDPAGFGELLGQYRRFAAPQTDRGGDWEATVRRAAYKVLTHELATEIDRLTRVATRVCVTSPEPALRDRAPWALRTALQELLVRLEVYRPYASGDAARIVTEEAAAEARLAFVVPEEAGAVDVVRDLVLGRYGDEPGHVEFRTRFAQTASALRAKSVEDTAYYRYVPLLSATEVGGNPGSPAVPPEDFHAYCARVQRDWPATGTVVSTHDTKRSADVRAALAVLTECPQRWADVLAEVTRTGEGVPDAQLAWAAWQTVFGLGPAAAERVQGALLKHVREAGLYTSWTEQEPPYEEAVASFVTAGPCGAPGERVAAFRDSLAQHIRANVLGTALLHLTMPGVPDVYQGTEAEYLALVDPDNRRPVSFPPSDPGDKGALTRAALRLRARRPEVFGDSATYTPLTAEGPAAAHCVAFVRSGAVLTAVTRLSLRLAEAGGWRETVLALPPGRWVDVVDPGREFVGHVRVGELFEGVPVALLERVG; from the coding sequence ATGACACCTGAGCGACCTGACCCGGCGGTGCCGACGGCCACGTACCGGCTGCAGCTGCAGCCCGAGTTCCCGTTCGAGGCCGCGGCGGCGGTCGTGCCGTATCTGGCCTCGCTCGGCGTCTCGCACCTGCACCTGTCCCCCGTCCTGGAGGCCGTGCCCGGCTCCCCGCACGGCTACGACGTCGTGGACCACGCGCGCGTGCGCGAGGAGCTGGGCGGTGAGGAGGGACTGCGGGCGCTGGCGGGCACCGCACGGGAGCACGGGCTCGGCCTGGTCGTGGACATCGTGCCGAACCACATGGCCATGGCCCCACGCCACAACCGCGCCCTGTGGGAGGTGCTGCGCGAGGGCCCCAAGTCGCCGTACGCGCGCTGGTTCGACATCGACTGGGAGGCACAGGGCGGCCAGGTGCTGCTGCCGGTGCTCGGGGGACCGCTCGGGGCGGAGCTGGAACGCCTGGAGGTCGACGGGAACCTCCTGCGCTACTACGACCATGTGTTCCCGCTCCGCGAGGCCACCGAGGATCTGCCCATGCCGCAGCTGCTGGACGCGCAGTGGTACCGGCCGGTGTGGTGGCGCCTGGCCCGTACCGACCTCAACTACCGCCGCTTCTTCAGCATCTCGGAGCTCATCGGGGTCCGGGTGGAGGACCCCGAGGTCTTCGAGGCCACGCACGCCAAGATCCTCGCACTGCTCCACGAGGGCGTCATCGACGGCCTGCGCGTCGACCACCCCGACGGGCTCGCCGACCCCGACGCCTACCTGCTGCGGCTGCACGAGGCGACCGGCGGCCGCTGGACGGTCGTGGAGAAGATCCTCGCGGACGGGGAGCCGCTGCCGGCCTCCTGGCCCGTCGCCGGCACCACAGGTTACGACGCGCTGCGGCACATCGACGGCCTCTTCACCGACCCGGCGGGTTTCGGCGAACTCCTCGGCCAGTACCGCAGGTTCGCGGCGCCGCAGACGGACCGGGGCGGGGACTGGGAGGCGACGGTACGCAGGGCGGCGTACAAGGTGCTCACGCACGAACTGGCCACTGAGATCGACCGGCTGACCCGGGTGGCGACCCGTGTCTGCGTCACCTCGCCGGAACCCGCCCTGCGCGACCGCGCGCCCTGGGCGCTGCGCACCGCGCTGCAGGAGCTCCTCGTCCGCCTGGAGGTCTACCGGCCGTACGCCTCCGGTGACGCGGCCCGGATCGTGACCGAGGAGGCCGCGGCCGAGGCCCGGCTCGCCTTCGTCGTCCCCGAGGAGGCCGGCGCGGTCGACGTCGTACGGGACTTGGTGCTCGGACGGTACGGCGACGAGCCCGGACACGTGGAGTTCCGGACGCGGTTCGCGCAGACGGCATCGGCCCTGCGGGCCAAGTCCGTGGAGGACACGGCGTACTACCGCTATGTGCCGCTGCTGTCGGCGACCGAGGTGGGCGGAAACCCGGGGAGCCCGGCCGTGCCGCCGGAGGACTTCCACGCCTACTGCGCGCGCGTGCAGCGCGACTGGCCGGCGACCGGCACCGTGGTGTCGACGCACGACACCAAGCGCAGTGCAGATGTACGGGCGGCGCTGGCCGTGCTCACCGAGTGCCCGCAGCGGTGGGCGGACGTACTGGCCGAGGTGACGCGCACCGGGGAGGGCGTGCCGGACGCGCAACTGGCGTGGGCGGCCTGGCAGACGGTGTTCGGGCTGGGTCCGGCCGCCGCGGAACGCGTCCAGGGGGCCCTGCTGAAGCACGTGCGCGAGGCCGGGCTGTACACGAGCTGGACGGAGCAGGAGCCGCCGTACGAGGAGGCGGTGGCGTCGTTCGTGACGGCCGGTCCGTGCGGGGCGCCGGGCGAGCGGGTGGCCGCCTTCCGGGACTCGCTGGCCCAGCACATCCGGGCGAACGTGCTGGGCACGGCCTTGCTCCATCTGACGATGCCGGGCGTGCCGGACGTCTACCAGGGCACGGAGGCCGAGTACCTGGCTCTGGTGGACCCGGACAACCGGCGGCCCGTGAGCTTCCCGCCGTCGGACCCCGGCGACAAGGGTGCGCTGACGCGGGCGGCGCTACGGCTGCGGGCGCGGCGGCCGGAGGTCTTCGGTGACTCGGCGACGTACACGCCCCTGACCGCCGAGGGTCCGGCGGCTGCCCACTGTGTGGCGTTCGTGCGCTCTGGGGCGGTGCTCACCGCTGTGACCCGGCTGTCGCTGCGGTTGGCGGAGGCGGGGGGATGGCGGGAGACGGTGTTGGCGTTGCCGCCGGGGCGGTGGGTGGATGTGGTGGATCCTGGGCGGGAGTTCGTGGGGCACGTGCGGGTGGGGGAGCTTTTTGAGGGGGTGCCGGTGGCTTTGCTGGAGCGGGTTGGATAA
- the glgX gene encoding glycogen debranching protein GlgX, with protein MQVWPGEAYPLGATYDGAGTNFAVFTEAADRVELCLLHDDGSETAVELRESDAFVRHAYLPGVMPGQRYGFRAHGPYAPERGLRCNSAKLLLDPYARAISGSIRWGEEVYGYHFDAPDKRNDLDSAPHTMTSVVVNPYFDWGDDRRPRTEYHHTVIYEAHVKGLTMRHPGLPEELRGTYAALAHPAIIEHLTELGVTALELMPVHQFVNDHRLVDMGLNNYWGYNTIGFFAPHNAYASWGDRGQQVLEFKSAVRALHEAGIEVILDVVYNHTAEGNHLGPTLSFKGLDNPQYYRLADDPRYYMDTTGTGNSLLMRSPHVLQLIMDSLRYWVTEMHVDGFRFDLAATLARQFHEVDRLSSFFDLVQQDPVVSQVKLIAEPWDVGEGGYQVGNFPPLWTEWNGKYRDTVRDLWRGEPRTLAEFASRLTGSSDLYQDDGRRPLASINFVTCHDGFPLHDLVSYNDKHNHANGEDNRDGESHNRSWNCGVEGETDDPAVLELRARQMRNFIATLMLSQGVPMISHGDEVARTQRGNNNAYCQDSELAWVEWPDGEGLSQEMLDFTRAMVWLRKDHPVLRRRRFFHGRPVEGTHDELSDIAWFTPEGKEMTQRDWDRAQASALTVFLNGNAISEPGARGERITDDSFLLMFNASPKTLDFEVPVNHGRQWEVVVDTARADGVPGTGAKVQAGDRLTLVDRSMAVLRRPV; from the coding sequence ATGCAGGTCTGGCCTGGAGAGGCATATCCACTCGGTGCCACGTACGACGGCGCCGGCACCAACTTCGCGGTCTTCACGGAGGCCGCGGACCGAGTAGAGCTGTGTCTGCTGCACGACGACGGCTCGGAGACGGCGGTGGAACTGCGGGAGAGCGACGCCTTCGTGCGGCACGCGTACCTGCCTGGCGTCATGCCGGGACAGCGATACGGGTTCCGTGCGCACGGTCCGTACGCCCCCGAGCGCGGCCTGCGCTGCAACTCGGCGAAGCTGCTCCTCGATCCGTACGCGCGTGCGATCAGCGGTTCGATCCGCTGGGGCGAGGAGGTCTACGGCTACCACTTCGACGCGCCCGACAAGCGCAACGACCTGGACTCGGCGCCGCACACGATGACGTCGGTCGTGGTCAACCCGTACTTCGACTGGGGCGACGACCGGCGGCCGCGCACCGAGTACCACCACACGGTGATCTACGAGGCCCATGTCAAGGGCCTCACGATGCGGCACCCGGGCCTGCCGGAGGAGCTGCGCGGCACCTACGCCGCCCTCGCGCACCCGGCGATCATCGAGCACCTGACCGAGCTGGGCGTCACGGCGCTGGAGCTGATGCCCGTACACCAGTTCGTGAACGACCACCGGCTGGTCGACATGGGCCTGAACAACTACTGGGGCTACAACACCATCGGCTTCTTCGCCCCGCACAACGCGTACGCCTCCTGGGGCGACCGCGGCCAGCAGGTCCTGGAGTTCAAGTCGGCGGTGCGGGCGCTGCACGAGGCCGGTATCGAGGTCATCCTGGACGTGGTCTACAACCACACCGCCGAGGGCAACCACCTGGGCCCGACGCTGTCCTTCAAGGGCCTGGACAACCCGCAGTACTACCGCCTGGCGGACGATCCCCGCTATTACATGGACACCACGGGGACCGGGAACTCGCTGCTCATGCGGTCCCCGCACGTCCTGCAGCTGATCATGGACTCGCTGCGGTACTGGGTCACCGAGATGCACGTCGACGGGTTCCGCTTCGACCTCGCGGCCACCCTGGCACGGCAGTTCCACGAGGTGGACCGGCTGTCGTCGTTCTTCGACCTGGTGCAGCAGGACCCGGTGGTCTCCCAGGTGAAGCTGATCGCCGAGCCGTGGGACGTGGGCGAGGGCGGCTACCAGGTGGGCAACTTCCCGCCGCTGTGGACCGAGTGGAACGGCAAGTACCGCGACACCGTACGGGACCTGTGGCGCGGCGAGCCGCGCACGCTGGCGGAGTTCGCGTCCCGGCTGACCGGCTCGTCGGACCTCTACCAGGACGACGGCCGCCGCCCACTGGCCTCCATCAACTTCGTGACCTGCCACGACGGGTTCCCACTGCACGACCTCGTCTCGTACAACGACAAGCACAACCACGCCAACGGCGAGGACAACCGCGACGGCGAGAGCCACAACCGGTCCTGGAACTGCGGTGTGGAGGGCGAGACCGACGACCCGGCCGTGCTGGAGCTGCGCGCCCGGCAAATGCGGAACTTCATCGCGACGCTGATGCTGTCCCAGGGCGTGCCGATGATCAGCCACGGCGACGAGGTGGCGCGCACGCAGCGCGGCAACAACAACGCGTACTGCCAGGACAGCGAGCTGGCCTGGGTGGAGTGGCCCGACGGCGAGGGCCTCAGCCAGGAAATGCTGGACTTCACGCGCGCGATGGTGTGGCTGCGCAAGGACCATCCGGTTCTCCGCCGGCGCCGCTTCTTCCACGGCCGGCCCGTCGAGGGCACCCACGACGAGCTGTCGGACATCGCCTGGTTCACCCCGGAGGGCAAGGAGATGACCCAGCGGGACTGGGACCGGGCGCAGGCGTCGGCGCTGACGGTGTTCCTGAACGGCAACGCGATCTCCGAGCCCGGTGCGCGCGGTGAGCGGATCACCGACGACTCGTTCCTGCTGATGTTCAACGCCTCGCCCAAAACCCTCGACTTCGAGGTGCCGGTCAACCACGGCCGGCAGTGGGAGGTGGTCGTCGACACGGCCCGCGCGGACGGGGTGCCGGGCACGGGAGCGAAGGTGCAGGCCGGGGACCGGCTGACGCTGGTGGACCGGAGCATGGCGGTGTTGCGGCGGCCCGTCTAG
- a CDS encoding Tat pathway signal sequence domain protein gives MRETVHRHLGKVVAGAAIAVASTAVMVAITLPGAAGADETDAGRAGSQSTQQAGQEAGQGQGQGAAVAPGVVEQAPAEGEKGKGSDPLTDDEIERVEQIAVNRQLFNASENVEGERGPQRLTVGLAEPEADQADTSDEPRRADVTYYDYRDDTLVTKTVDLDAGKVVQTTEQRGVQPPPSRAESIEAASLLIADPLGAGLKADYKDATGKELTSPDQLKLSGGVYRSTPGAQPAALDKCGEHRCVRLFPKVKNGPWIDTRSLVIDLSTRKVAELDR, from the coding sequence GTGCGCGAGACAGTGCACCGCCATCTGGGAAAGGTGGTGGCCGGTGCGGCCATCGCGGTGGCCTCGACCGCCGTGATGGTCGCGATCACCCTGCCGGGGGCGGCGGGGGCCGATGAAACGGATGCCGGACGGGCGGGCAGCCAGTCCACGCAACAGGCAGGGCAGGAAGCGGGACAGGGGCAGGGTCAGGGTGCGGCCGTCGCGCCCGGTGTCGTCGAGCAGGCCCCGGCCGAGGGTGAGAAGGGCAAGGGCAGCGATCCGCTGACCGACGACGAGATCGAGCGGGTCGAACAGATCGCCGTGAACCGGCAGCTGTTCAACGCCAGCGAGAACGTCGAGGGCGAGCGCGGGCCGCAGCGCCTCACCGTCGGCCTCGCCGAGCCGGAGGCCGACCAGGCCGACACCTCGGACGAGCCCCGGCGTGCCGACGTGACGTACTACGACTACCGGGACGACACCCTCGTCACCAAGACCGTCGATCTCGACGCCGGCAAGGTCGTCCAGACCACCGAGCAGAGGGGCGTCCAGCCGCCGCCGAGCCGGGCCGAGAGCATCGAGGCGGCGAGCCTCCTGATCGCCGACCCGCTGGGCGCGGGCCTCAAGGCGGACTACAAGGACGCCACCGGCAAGGAGCTCACCTCCCCGGACCAGCTGAAGCTGAGCGGCGGCGTCTACCGGTCCACGCCGGGTGCACAGCCCGCCGCACTGGACAAGTGCGGCGAGCACCGCTGCGTGCGGTTGTTCCCGAAGGTCAAGAACGGGCCGTGGATCGACACCAGGTCGCTGGTGATCGACCTGAGCACCCGCAAGGTCGCCGAGCTCGACCGCTGA